Below is a window of Sulfurimonas sp. DNA.
TGTTCTGAACTGGCAAAAGTCATAAAAGGTGAGATCAACTCTTAATTAATTTCAAAAAGCACGAAAAGTGTTTTTTGAAACTCACTTGCATTATCATCGCTTACCATTAAAAAAAGATTTTTGTCTATCTTTGCCAAACCCTCAAAATTATCTACATTTTTATCTTTATAACTGTCTAACACTTTCAAAACTTCAGATTCACATATACCTGAATCACACTTATTCAAACTCGCCAAACTAATTGTTATAATCTGTCTTCTAGTTAGATTGTTAAAGTCTCTCTCCAGTACCAGAAGTTTGTTTTTAGTTGTAAACTCCAGAGCTGTGATATAACCGTTTTTTTTGATTTTATAAATCTTATCCTTAGCATACAATATATGTAGCCCATCACCTTTAAAAGGTGCTTCAGGTGCTGTTATAAAACCATACTTTTTATTAAAGCCTAGTGCTTCAAAACCTTTGTTTTTACCAATAAAATTATCTTTATTATCTAGTTTTTTATTTAGCTTAATTTTTTTTATTTTTATGCCGTCTAAAGTATATGACTCTATACGATGTTTTCTCTCAAAAGAGATGTATAGCTTCTGATCTTTATAAATCAAACCTTCTGAATCTCTTTTTTTCTTTTTTAAAGGTTGTTGTTTTTTATCTCTTAATTTATAAGTTTTTATATGCTTTAAATTTTTTATTTTATTATTTTCTATTTCAAATTTAAAATGATGAAGTTCACCGTAGTCACTTAAAGCATACAGTATCTTTCCATCATATGCAAGAGCTGAGAGTTCTCTTATATCTTTATTTTTATATTCATATATATCAAGTATTCTAATTTTAGATGCATGTAAACTATTTATTAGTAGAAAAAATAAAATAACTAATTTCATATTATCCTAACCAAATTCTATAGGATCCATATCAACTTCACATAGGTCGTTTTTACTTGCATGTATAGCTTTAATAAGATCTGTACTCTTATCTGCTCGGAGAAGTATCTCAAAACGATATTTGTTTGCTATCTTTTCTATCGCGCATTTTCCAGAGCCTACTACTTCCACATTTTTATGCAGCTTTATACTGTCAAGTACTTCTTCCATAGCTTCTCTGGTCTTAGCACCGTTTTTATGGCTAAACAGCAAACGTGCCAGCTTTTTATACGGTGGATAGAGTCCCTCTCTATAGATTTTTTCTTCATCCAAAAAGCTCTCATATGAATCCAAATATACTTTAAAAAATTCCTCGTTAAAGCTCTGAACCAAAACTTTTGCCTTATCTTTCCTACCACTTCTTCCCGCTATTTGAAGCAGTGATGAAAGGGCACGCTCACGCGAACGGTAATCTGGCATATTTAAAATATTGTCAAGTCCCAAAACAATAGCTAAAGTTACACCGTGATAATCATGCCCTTTACTTAGCATCTGAGTTCCAACCAATATATCGCTCTCATGATCGTTAAATCTTTTTAGTGCTTTTTTTAACTTTGTGTTACTCGTTATAACGTCACGATCAAACTGCTCAATGTATGCATCTTTAAACTCTTCACTTAAATTCTTTACAGCTTCAGCAGTTCCCAAACGGCTACTTACAAGCATGTCTGAACCACATTCAGAACATATTTGAGGGATCGCCTGAGTATAATTACAGTAGTGACATTTAAGTGCATTAGATTTGTTATGAACACTTAAGCCAACTGAACAAAAAACACATTTATGTGTGTGCCCGCAATCAGCACAGATAAGATTTTTAAAATTAGCACGCGTTGGTATAAAAACAATAGCTTGTTTTTTTTCATTTAGTGTTTGCTTTAATTCTCTTAATACCACTGGACTTAACGATTCAGCTGACCTTTCATAAAAGAACTCTCGTTTTGAGCTAAAATGACCGCCTTTTAACCTTACATGTGGAAATTTTACATATGTAGTTAAACTTGGAGTCGCACTGCCAAGCACTACAGGTATATCATAAAGTTTACCCATATAAATAGCCAAATCCCTGGCATTGTAACGTGGCCTTGATGATGATTTATAACTATCGTCGTGCTCTTCATCTACAACTATTAAACCCAAATCTTTTACAGGTAAAAAAAGAGCTGAACGCGGACCGGCTATAATTTTAGCTTCGCCGTTTCTTATTTTCTCTAAGGCTATTTTTTTTGCTTTTGGAGTAAGTTTAGAGTGGTACATTACAACTTCATCACCAAAATGTTTTTGCAGTCTTTGATCCATTTGTGGAGTTAATGATATCTCAGGCATTAAAAATATACAGCGTTTATTTTGAGATAAAATATCTTCAAAATACTTCATATATATCTCTGTTTTCCCACTTCCGGTATCACCAAAGAGTAAAGATATTTTCTGTTTTTTTAAAAAGTCTAGTGCGTCTGATTGTATTTTAGAAAGTACTATATCCGATTCATGCGCTTTTTCTTTTTGGTGCAAAGTTTTAATTTCAGAGTTATTTTCATATGGAATCATTAAACCTAGTGCATCACCCAAGGAACATATATAGTAAGATGAAATAAAACGGGCTAATTCAAGCTGTTTATCTGAAAAAACCTCATCAAAAACTTCTAAAATATCCAAAGTCTCAAATTCTGGTTTTTCACAAACTTCTAAAATAACACCGTTAACATCTCTGTTGTTAAATTTTATAGATATTTTTGAGTATAGTGAAATTGTTTTGTCAGATTGATAAGTGTAACTCCCCAAAGGAGAGTTTAATATGCAGACTTTATAGTAGTTCAATTCTTTATTAAATTCTAATCTGTTAATTCATCACAGTAGTCATTACCAGCAGTACATGTAAATATACCTGTAGCGGGGGTATATGTAAATGTTGTTGTTACTCCACCTGCAGTGTATGTATAAGTTAAAGCAGCTGTATGTTGCCATGCACCCTCTTTTATACCATAAGTAAGTAGAGTTCTTGTCCCATCACCTCTAAAAAGTATTGTATCAGTTGTATTTTCTGTAAGCTTAGGAATAAATGAAACTACACCCCTTATAACCTGAGACTGTCGTTCAGTAAGTATCGATGATCGGATTGAAGATACATCTGCTTTCCCTTTTGCTATCTCTGCATCTGTTCTTGTAGCAGACAATCTTGGAACTGCAACTGCTGCTAAAATTCCTAAAAGCACAATAACAAATAAAACCTCCATGAGAGTAAAAGCTTCTCTTTTCATAATAAAATACCTTTTTAGTTTATATTAATATAAGTAAGATGATTATAGCACAATTTTATAATGATTAAAATTTATTTGAAGAAGTTAAATAATGAAGATAATTGTACAGTCCAAAGAGTATGGACTATACAAATTTAGTTTTACTGAATACCAGTTCCACCAAAATTATGTTGTTTTTCTAGAGATAAGATTCTAGTACGTACACCGTCACATACAGCACTTGTACCAGCAGCTGATAATGTAACATTTAAAGAAGGATATAATGTTCCAGCAACAGAAGCATTACCATCAGCTACAGGTGCAAATGTAACACAGTTATTTGTACCATCTGTTAAATAAAGAGATGAACTTAACGTAACTGTAGACAGATCAGCTAATGTTGAAGAACCTGTTGTTTGTAAAGGTGTATTAGTAACATCTTCCCATGCAGTAGTACCAATTAAATTAGCTCTTGCAGTCCACGACGAACCATAGTCACTTACAACTGTAGCAGCATTTGTAGCAATTTTAGCAATCTCTGCATCAGAACGAGTAGCAGAAAGTTTTGGAACTGCAACAGCTGCAAGAATACCTAAGATAACGATAACGAAGATCAATTCGATCATTGTAAAACCAGCTCTTTTCATAAAGAACTCCTTGAATTTAAAAAATTTGATTACACTAGTAACCGTAAAAAGTATTATGCTCCTATTAATCTTTACAAAAGCTTAAACTATACATACAGTAATCTAAAATAACATTTTATATTTAATAGTTAAAATTAATTTAAAAATAAAATATTGGTACTATATTTGCTTATAAACATACAAAAGTATAACTTAAGGATATAAAGATGGCAATCTCAATCTCACGTACAGCGATTTTGGCAAAAGAAGCACTAAACTATCGTGCTGCTCGTGAGAAGATGATAGCTTCTAACATTGCAAATGCAGACACGCCTTATTATCGTCCTCGCGATATCCGTTTTGGAGAATATTTAGCGCAAAAAAAAGCGGAGATCATGAATGACGATAGAGGTCAGTTACAAATGGCTCAAACTTCAGACAAGCATATAGAAGCGCCAAAGCCAAAGAACACTGAAAAACCGATAACATTTTTCCGTGATGGTCACATGGCTAGGAATGATGGTAACAGTGTTGATTTGGATGTTGAAACAACAGAGATGAGTAAAAACTCGATAATGTTTAATGCATTAATAAATGCGATAAAAAAAGATGGTGCAATATTTAAAAGCGTTATAGATGCATCTAGTAAAATAAGTTAATATTTAAGAGGGAAAAAACTATGAGTAATTT
It encodes the following:
- a CDS encoding type II secretion system protein, with the translated sequence MKREAFTLMEVLFVIVLLGILAAVAVPRLSATRTDAEIAKGKADVSSIRSSILTERQSQVIRGVVSFIPKLTENTTDTILFRGDGTRTLLTYGIKEGAWQHTAALTYTYTAGGVTTTFTYTPATGIFTCTAGNDYCDELTD
- a CDS encoding type II secretion system protein: MKRAGFTMIELIFVIVILGILAAVAVPKLSATRSDAEIAKIATNAATVVSDYGSSWTARANLIGTTAWEDVTNTPLQTTGSSTLADLSTVTLSSSLYLTDGTNNCVTFAPVADGNASVAGTLYPSLNVTLSAAGTSAVCDGVRTRILSLEKQHNFGGTGIQ
- the flgB gene encoding flagellar basal body rod protein FlgB; this translates as MAISISRTAILAKEALNYRAAREKMIASNIANADTPYYRPRDIRFGEYLAQKKAEIMNDDRGQLQMAQTSDKHIEAPKPKNTEKPITFFRDGHMARNDGNSVDLDVETTEMSKNSIMFNALINAIKKDGAIFKSVIDASSKIS
- a CDS encoding esterase-like activity of phytase family protein, giving the protein MKLVILFFLLINSLHASKIRILDIYEYKNKDIRELSALAYDGKILYALSDYGELHHFKFEIENNKIKNLKHIKTYKLRDKKQQPLKKKKRDSEGLIYKDQKLYISFERKHRIESYTLDGIKIKKIKLNKKLDNKDNFIGKNKGFEALGFNKKYGFITAPEAPFKGDGLHILYAKDKIYKIKKNGYITALEFTTKNKLLVLERDFNNLTRRQIITISLASLNKCDSGICESEVLKVLDSYKDKNVDNFEGLAKIDKNLFLMVSDDNASEFQKTLFVLFEIN
- a CDS encoding primosomal protein N', which codes for MNYYKVCILNSPLGSYTYQSDKTISLYSKISIKFNNRDVNGVILEVCEKPEFETLDILEVFDEVFSDKQLELARFISSYYICSLGDALGLMIPYENNSEIKTLHQKEKAHESDIVLSKIQSDALDFLKKQKISLLFGDTGSGKTEIYMKYFEDILSQNKRCIFLMPEISLTPQMDQRLQKHFGDEVVMYHSKLTPKAKKIALEKIRNGEAKIIAGPRSALFLPVKDLGLIVVDEEHDDSYKSSSRPRYNARDLAIYMGKLYDIPVVLGSATPSLTTYVKFPHVRLKGGHFSSKREFFYERSAESLSPVVLRELKQTLNEKKQAIVFIPTRANFKNLICADCGHTHKCVFCSVGLSVHNKSNALKCHYCNYTQAIPQICSECGSDMLVSSRLGTAEAVKNLSEEFKDAYIEQFDRDVITSNTKLKKALKRFNDHESDILVGTQMLSKGHDYHGVTLAIVLGLDNILNMPDYRSRERALSSLLQIAGRSGRKDKAKVLVQSFNEEFFKVYLDSYESFLDEEKIYREGLYPPYKKLARLLFSHKNGAKTREAMEEVLDSIKLHKNVEVVGSGKCAIEKIANKYRFEILLRADKSTDLIKAIHASKNDLCEVDMDPIEFG